The Actinomycetota bacterium genomic sequence CGGCTGCCTCGAGGTATCGACGACCATCTATCCGTACACCGCCTGGCGCGATTCCATGATCCATTCAGCGTTCGAGAACGCCAGCGCCACCATCAGCGGCGTCGAGACCGCTTACCGGGCCCTGAAAAAGCAGGGGAAGGTCAAGGAAGACATGTACTTCGTCGCCTTTGGCGGCGACGGCGGCACCTACGACATCGGCCTGCAGTCACTGTCGGGCGCGGTCGAGCGCGGCCATAACTTCGTATATGTCTGCTACGACAACGGCGCCTACATGAACACCGGCTTCCAAAGGTCGAGCGCGACGCCGTGCGGCGCCTGGACGACCACCAGCCCGGTGGGCAAGGAGGCGGCCGGCAAGCAGCAGAACCGCAAGGACCTGACGGCCATCCTGGTGGCGCATGACATCCCCTACGCCGCCACGGCCTCGCCGCATAACTTCAAGGATCTGATGAACAAGGCCGAGAAGGCGTTCACCACGCCCGGGCCGGCGTTCCTCAACGTGATCTCACCGTGCCCGCGCGGCTGGCGGACGCCCGGCGACCAGACCATCGCCCTGGCCAAGGAAGCCGTGCAGTCATGTTACTGGCCGCTGTATGAGGTCGAGTACGGCAAGTACAAGATCAACTACAAGCCCAAGGGCGACAAGAAGACGCCGGTCGCCGACTGGAT encodes the following:
- a CDS encoding thiamine pyrophosphate-dependent enzyme → MAKPKEIANRPERLTGGHRLCAGCGAPINVRQVMSVCPGPAVVSVATGCLEVSTTIYPYTAWRDSMIHSAFENASATISGVETAYRALKKQGKVKEDMYFVAFGGDGGTYDIGLQSLSGAVERGHNFVYVCYDNGAYMNTGFQRSSATPCGAWTTTSPVGKEAAGKQQNRKDLTAILVAHDIPYAATASPHNFKDLMNKAEKAFTTPGPAFLNVISPCPRGWRTPGDQTIALAKEAVQSCYWPLYEVEYGKYKINYKPKGDKKTPVADWMKKQGRFAHLFKPGNEALLEDIQAYIDRKWEELLKKEECL